DNA sequence from the Sinorhizobium alkalisoli genome:
CTTCGCGCCTATGCCGGCTATTGCTGGACGACCGACACGCAAACCGTCGTCGACCGGCTTCAGGCCCTGCGCCGCGCTTGACGTCTCGACGCGAAAAACCGGACCCGGTTTTCGGACAGCACGATGAGTGGATTCAAATATCTGCTGCGTCCCTTGCGCGTCCCGAAGGACGGGGCGGTGCAAGACGGCACCAGAACAAGAGGAGAGGGGACCCATGACCGAGACCGCGACAGGCAAGGCGCCATTCGCTTTCACGGAGCTCGCGACGTTCGTGACCACCGATATCGCCGGCATCACGCGCGGCCGCAGCTTCGCCGCCAGTGAGCTCGGCGATTACCTGAGAAAAGGCGTCGGCTGGGTGCCGGCCAACCTGGCGCTGACGCCATTCGACGAGATCGCCGAGGCGAACCCCTGGGGCTCGGCCGGGGACCTTCGGCTCATGGCCGATCCCGAGAGCGGGGCGCGTGTCACCTGCCTGCCGGATGCGACACCGCTGCATTTCTACCATGCGGACATTACCGACCTTGGCGGAAACCCATGGGACTGCTGCGTCCGCAGCTTCCTGAAGCGGACGCTCGAGGAATACGAGCGCGAGGCCGGGCTCAAGGTCGTTGCCGCAGTCGAGCAGGAGTTCCAGCTTCTCGGCGTCGACTGGCCGGAGGCGCCGTCCTTCAGCCTGCGCGCCCAGCGTCGCGCAGATCCGTTCGGGCCGCTTTTGATGACGGCTCTCGCGGAGGCAGGCGCGGAGCCGGAAATGTTCCTGCCGGAATATGGCAAGGACCAGTTCGAAATCACCTGTCGCGCGGCCGACGCGCTCACCGCCGCGGATCGTGGCGCGACGATCCGGATCGTCGCCAGGGAGGTTGCGGCGCTCTTCGGCTGGAATGCGAGTTTCGCGCCGAAGACCAGTCCGGATGGCGTGGGCAACGGCGTCCACCTGCATGTGAGTTTCACGGATCTCGACGGCAATCCGGTGACCTACGATCCAACGCGACCGGGTCGTCTGTCGGCGGTCGCCGGCGCCTTCGCCGCCGGGGTCATCCGCCACCTGCCGGCGATCGCCGCCTTCACGGCGCCGTCCGTGCTTTCCTACAGGCGGCTCGTTCCGCA
Encoded proteins:
- a CDS encoding glutamine synthetase family protein: MTETATGKAPFAFTELATFVTTDIAGITRGRSFAASELGDYLRKGVGWVPANLALTPFDEIAEANPWGSAGDLRLMADPESGARVTCLPDATPLHFYHADITDLGGNPWDCCVRSFLKRTLEEYEREAGLKVVAAVEQEFQLLGVDWPEAPSFSLRAQRRADPFGPLLMTALAEAGAEPEMFLPEYGKDQFEITCRAADALTAADRGATIRIVAREVAALFGWNASFAPKTSPDGVGNGVHLHVSFTDLDGNPVTYDPTRPGRLSAVAGAFAAGVIRHLPAIAAFTAPSVLSYRRLVPHHWSAAYTCLGEKNREATLRICPTLDLAGSNPARQFNMEYRAADACASPHLSLGVVLKAGLEGIRTGLDQPPLVNSDPSALSAEEQQRLGIRRLPESLAEALDTLAEDEVVTGWFAKEFLECYAAMKRKEIEIVEDLSADELCSRYAAVY